A DNA window from Ostrea edulis chromosome 5, xbOstEdul1.1, whole genome shotgun sequence contains the following coding sequences:
- the LOC125652834 gene encoding RAC-beta serine/threonine-protein kinase B-like, with amino-acid sequence MRSRVGSAAVGEAPAKEVAPLIKEGYLWKRGEYIRNWRVRYYILRADGTFHGFKSKEERLEVEEIQNDFKLQKDVTVLCQEKPKPNSFIVQGVSLRDTVVDRMYYADTPEDRELWVIAIQAVVDAIGTSDWKSCVEKIGKKEVRMYDVSLLNSLSQAEQSLSPGLRLRPLQLSDYERGYLELLSRINDTDNMSKSEFTSQFHAMVSSNKYYTTVIEDNSSNRIVSAATLVIELKFDQSHPKVGWIKDFVFDKYHADHLLLKNKLLTSLKDLGERIGCSRVESINISRETQDEDM; translated from the exons tGCTGCAGTAGGCGAGGCCCCAGCAAAGGAAGTAGCCCCGTTGATAAAAGAAGGTTACTTATGGAAGAGAG GTGAATACATTCGTAACTGGCGTGTCCGGTATTACATCCTTCGAGCTGATGGTACATTCCATGGATTCAAGTCAAAAGAGGAGAGACTAGAAGTAGAGGAAATTCAGAATGACTTTAAGTTACAAA AGGATGTTACCGTGCTGTGCCAGGAAAAACCAAAACCCAACAGCTTCATCGTTCAGGGGGTCAGCCTGAGGGACACAGTGGTAGACAGGATGTACTACGCGGACACCCCAGAGGACCGAGAATTGTGGGTCATTGCCATCCAGGCAGTGGTGGATGCCATAGGA ACTAGTGACTGGAAGTCATGTGTtgaaaaaattgggaaaaaagaAGTGAGGATGTATGACGTCTCCTTGCTGAATTCCTTGAGTCAAGCAGAACAGTCATTGTCTCCAGGCCTGCGACTCAGACCACTACAGTTGTCAGATTATGAAAGAG GTTATCTTGAGCTTTTGTCTCGGATCAATGATACAGACAATATGTCCAAATCTGAGTTTACGA gtCAATTTCATGCAATGGTATCATCGAATAAATACTACACCACAGTTATAGAGGATAATTCATCTAATCGCATTGTTTCTGCAGCAACACTTGTCATTGAACTGAAATTTGACCAAAGTCACCCTAAG GTTGGTTGGATCAAGGACTTTGTTTTTGATAAATACCATGCTGACCATCTGCTGCTAAAAAACAA GTTGCTGACCTCTCTGAAGGATTTAGGCGAAAGAATCGGTTGCAGTCGAGTAGAGAGTATCAACATTTCCAGGGAAACACAGGATGAAGATATGTAG